One genomic window of Chelonoidis abingdonii isolate Lonesome George chromosome 5, CheloAbing_2.0, whole genome shotgun sequence includes the following:
- the RHOH gene encoding rho-related GTP-binding protein RhoH translates to MLDSIKCVLVGDTAVGKTSLLVRFTSETFPDTYKPTVYENTGVDVFMDGVQISLGLWDTAGSDAFKGIRPISYQQADVVLMCYSVANHNSFLNLRNKWIGEIRSHLPRIPVLVVATQTDQRETGPHHMSCISSVDGKRLAREVRAKGYVECSALSNRGVQQVFEYAVRTAVNQARKQKRRKLFSVNECRIF, encoded by the coding sequence ATGCTGGATTCAATCAAGTGCGTGCTGGTGGGAGATACCGCTGTGGGGAAAACATCACTCTTGGTACGTTTCACCTCTGAGACTTTTCCCGATACTTACAAGCCCACAGTGTATGAAAACACAGGGGTGGATGTCTTCATGGATGGTGTCCAGATTAGCCTAGGCCTTTGGGACACAGCAGGCAGTGATGCCTTCAAAGGCATCCGCCCCATCTCATACCAACAGGCTGACGTAGTGTTAATGTGCTATTCAGTGGCCAACCACAACTCCTTTTTAAACCTGAGGAATAAATGGATTGGTGAGATCAGAAGCCATTTGCCTCGAATCCCCGTTTTAGTGGTGGCAACTCAAACTGACCAGCGGGAAACAGGACCCCATCACATGTCCTGCATCAGCTCAGTTGATGGGAAGCGACTGGCCCGTGAGGTCCGAGCTAAAGGCTACGTGGAGTGCTCTGCTCTCAGCAACAGGGGAGTGCAGCAAGTGTTTGAGTATGCAGTCCGGACTGCAGTCAATCAAGCCCgaaaacagaagagaaggaaaCTCTTCTCTGTTAATGAGTGCAGGATCTTTTGA